The window AAGCATGGGAGAAACAGCAGCGAATCAGAGGagtttgtgtgtcagatgttTGGAGCCACATGAAAGAGCAGCCGGTTTGTAAACCAGCTGGAATTCATTTGCATCAGTGTTTAAGATACAGACAGGGAGGAGTCCTGTGTATTAAAGCTCCCCCTCCCAGTGCACATACAGTGTTTCCAGGTCTACCTTTGAATCATGATTAAATGAGAGGAATGAGGATGGAGCACTGTAAGGGGTGCAGCACATATTACCTTGAAAGATGAATTTAGACTGAAACAATGCGCCCTTAAAGAGGCCCTTCAGGAATGCGTCCCGACCGCTCAACGAGACAGCCGTCAAATTTAAACACCTGGAGCAACAGCGAGCGCTGCCATCGCTGCAGCGTTCGAATAAATTGGCCCCTCCTCGACACGCCACTCATAGTGACTGATAACAAAATATTTCAGTTCATTACAGCTGCTACATGACCTTTACTCTAATTTAAATGACTGTTGGTGAGAGTTTTGCACAACACCGTCCTGCTACCTGGATATGACATAGCCAACCAGAGGTTTTCTCATTATTCTGCCAATTTGTGCGGCGTCTTCCACTGAACCGTTTTTGGGCACATGCTCAAGAACAGGTCCAACTGGTCTGACGATGAAAATCTCAGAAGGAAGACGGAGTAAACACCCCCCTCTGCCAGTTGCCCACATTGTCACACAGATACTAAGGACAGGTGTGTGACTGACATGACGCCACTTTATTAACCGCCTGCAGTGATTTCAGGTCTTTTACTACAAACTGGAAGGAACGCCGAGCTGCGCGCTGCTGGTTCTCTGATCATCAGGGCAATGAGATAATATGATCTATACTGATTCTCTTAATGGAAACACAGGTGAGGAACAAGAGAGCTGATTGATTTTATAACCTATGATTTTATGTAATTGATACTTTTCAGGTACTAGAATTAAAGCTGAGGCAGCTCTCTTCTAACGTTTATTGtctaaatatataaaaataacattagcagcataaattttattattttattttgaaaggcatTATCATATTCagttatatattattatattatatatatcatatatattatatatatgatatatatatgaTAACTAAATTAAAGGAACATGACAGCAACAGATATTTTaacaaaagcagatttttttatgATGCAGTGTGATTGTACATAAATTTAGATGTGAGTTTGATTCATAACTGTGTTACAAAACAATGGAAACTAGGGAATGAAAGAATGCATTGCTGCTATTTTTGAGCGTCACATCAATGGCATGTTGTCTCAGGGGACGGGGTTGACTCCACTGAGGCGAGCACAAACATGTGACATATGGTCAGAAGTGTTTGACAATCATCAGTCAAAGGGATGTGACCTCGAAACAGCGGCGCATTGTCACCCGAGTGTTTGTTGAGACATGAACGTCATTTTCAAGACTATAGAGCAGTGAACACCTAAACATGATTCATGACGCACGATAATCAGCTGAAACTCACCTTTTCTGTGCGCTGCGTTCTTAGGCACACACAGAGATGGCACACGGGGAGATCCGAGAGGAGAGGACCCACGAGCCGCCGGAGGAGATcagagaaatggagaaagagTTTCTGAAAGACCTCTACGTCTTCATGAAGAAGAGAGACACCCCCATCGAGAGAATCCCAAATCTGGGCTTCAAACAAAGTACTTAcatattattttattacattttgtgAGAGGAAGCtgcttttaatgcattttactTGTTTGAAGCACCAAAACAGATCAACCTGTTATATGGCACAGTTATATTGATATTACAGATATTATTTACCTACCTGATTTTGACATAACACAATTTAAACAATTGGTTGACCTTAAAAGGCTGCCCTCTGTTTCAATTAAAATAACTTTCCTTgtgaaaatgccaaatatttccAAATTCTAgctgctcttctttcttttaagtctaaatctaaatctaaactgaatgtctttgggcGCTGTACCTTTGGTCAGACAAAGCAAATAGGTTGAGGGTGTAATTCAATGTAAGATGACTCTGGGaaatcactgttttctgacattttataaagcaaaacaaatcaattaatgcacagagaaaataatGTGCTGACTCagtgagactgaaaacagccctACATTGTAACAATGACGTGAATTcggatgttttctgtttttcagttgaTCTATTTTTGATGTTCAAGACTGTCCGAGACTTGGGTGGCTACCACCAGGTAACTCAATATTTCCAGTTTTCtgtaattacattacatttacgTTGATCGCGGCCTCTTTCCTGGTCACTGAGGGACTCGCATTGCAGGTTGGCGTAGACTATAAATGCTGTGGTATGTGCCGTTGGTTCGAGTCACTTTGCAAGCAGGCAGAGAATAAACTCGCTCACAATCCTGCTACTCCTCCAGGTGACTGCTCAGCAGCTGTGGAAGCAAGTGTACAACATGCTCGGCGGAAACCCTCGCAGCACGAGCGCAGCCACCTGCACCCGCAGACACTACGAGAAGTGAGTCAAACAAAGCCGGGCTGAGATTGGGTGTCGCATTCTCCGAATGGTTTAATCTGATCgatgtgctttcttttctttttttgttcaggCTGCTTCTGCCATACGAATGCCACATTAAAGGCATATCGATGAGCACCTTCCGCCATCATCAGCCAAAGCACTTCCACTACGCCAACTACAGCAAAGACGATGATGATGGCCAGAGACCAGCTAAACgcaaactgctgtcagtacCTCTCTGCCAGGTTGGTGTTATTTTCCGCTCAAACaagataataaaaatacagatgtGACTCTGACTGAAGTGGCTGTTTGGGGTAAGATCCCAATGATCATGCATTCCTGGTTatgtaaacctttttttttttattgtgcattaaagcaaaatatgcttatttgctttcatgctgtgatgagaagattgataccactctaaAGTCTGTGTAGTAAATATGTAGCTGAGGCAGCAactggttagcctagcttagcataaagacgaCATGGGGGAAACAGCTACCTAGCAAATTCCGTTTTTGCATGGATTAATTGGACaaggaaaacatgtttatcAGTGAGTTTATAGTTGCTGGatggcagattttgttacctttgccTGGCTAGTTGTGTTCCCATTtccggtctttatgctaagctaagtgaAGCTAACTCTGCAAGTAACTGAATAAGCATgctctataaaatgtcaaaatattccttAAACCTCTGACGGATTACTGGTCTTTTCAACAGAACCTGCACACCCCGCAGGGAGACGGACATGGGAGCGCCTTCCTTGTGCCGCTCCATTACCCTCACTACTATCGCCCAAACCCTGCAGTTATGCCTCCCCATATGCCGATCTCCTCCTCGGTGCTGGCGCCAAATACCCCCCCTGCCCCCCAGCCCAGGTTTTCTTTCGATCGGTATGGTCTAAACCCAATGGAGAGGGCGAAGGAGCCGCTGGAGCACTTGCGCTACCTGGCAGAACGGTACAAGACCTCATCTGGACTGATCGAGCCTCTGAACCTGAGCGTTAAAGCATCGAGACGAGAcggcaacagcaacagcaacccCGCCTCGTCGTTTGCCCCACCTTTGTCCAGCAAGAACCCAAAGTTTCTGAACAAACCGTCCCCGCTGTACGCTCCTCATTGCCCACAGGTGGTGAGAAATGAAGAATGTGAGGCTCAAGAAGGCGAGGCGCGTTTAGGAGACGCACCGTATTCTTATCCTGAGAAAAATGACGTCGATGTCAAAGCTGTGTCGGGCCCAAGCAGCCCCACGTACGAGTCCGTTCCGACTCTTAGACCAGGCAAAGGCGCCATCGTCCAAAGTCCCAGCTCTCCAAAAACAGACTTTACAGTGTGCcaaaaagaagagagacaggGGCGCCTCGACTTAAGAGGGCTCGATCTCAGCCACATACTGCCTGGCCTCCCTCCAGAGAACAGTGGCGAGATGGAAATCGAGATACcgctgtctgtgtttcataaCTGGCTTAAGCTGTGCAGGTCCTCGGCCACGACGCACGGAGACAAACGGCTGCCGAGTCTTCCTGCTGTGGAGGAACAATCTGGACAAAGCAACTGCTCCGACGCAGACGTCCCCCCAACCAACCTGACATTTCGGGGGAACCCCCAACAACAGAGCTCAGTTGCTGAGGACCTAAGGGTGAGGCAGAGGAATGTGCCAAGCCCCACATCAAACATCCAGACAACCGGTTATCTTCCTAATATGAGCCAAAATCCTTTCACCAGCTACAAGCCTTCGCCTCCGGGTGGCATTCTGAAAAATGCAGCCAGTCGGGATGTCTTTCTGTTTGATCAGCAAGATGTTAATAAGTCATACAGCACCAAACCTCCACATTGCTGGGATGCGTACGAGCAGAAGACCCCCCCATTTAAACCAAAAACTGACTCTAATCCCCCCACAGTCCAGCAAAACTTCCCAGCCTCTAAATCCTACAGTGAAGACACGGTGCATGCAGGGAAGGAGAAGTCGGAGGTGGGACCCTCAGCTGTGCTCATGCTGAATTCCAGCTCCACCCCTCTGCTGCACCTCACCACCGAGGAggtgatgaagctgaagaaaatcaTCTCAAGCTCCTCGTGAAGAGCGGTTCAGATAACTACACTCCAACACCACTCTCAAGCTCATATGATGTTGCTCTTTCGTGCACTGCGTTTTACTGAAGTTCCCTGTTTTTTGTGTAATggaatatattttcttttttataaagacgatacattttaatgaaaataattattcacATCAGGAGCAGATTGTTTTGAAGATAATGTGCTCTGTGCTATTTCTTGTATAATACATTCAGTGCTTTTAACCTAATTATAATGTAAAGAGAAattaattcaaataaataaaatagaagtTTCATGACTCACTCATGACTTTGATGATTAGATGCGgctttttccttccttctcagAGAAGTAGATGCCTCGGAGCAGCTGAGGATTTTAAGccagttttgctttttgtatgCACACCTGTGCCGTTAACAAAGTCCTCCACTAGTTTAATGTCCATTAAACATAATTATGTCATATTTATAGCTTGTCCTGTGCACCGTGGCGGGAGCATTAAATTTGTTAATCCTGGCCTTTATGAGGATGTCctgtaaaaatacagaataagaAGCAGTAAATCTGTTAAGCAGGGAgagagctttgtttttttacgTCATACCAGCATGCACCAGTCTGCTATTATGTGATTgctataattattattttcatattcaaCGCGTAACGTGGAATTTTCAGGTGTGACAATAACAGGAACATCAAACCGACACTCCCATCATTGTAACTGCAGACGGTGATTGTTGCGTGCAGAATGCTTATTAATAACACAAACGTCCTCAGATAACTATTACAGTCCATTGTGCATAAAACGAAAAGGGCCTGAAAGCATCAACAGAGGGAGACGCAAGCTAATTCCCTTTCTTCCGTCCACCAGTTTAGCCGCTCTTTATCACATGAAATGCATCGCTGAAGTTTCAAAAagcaaggaaaggaaatgaTGGTGCTGATGGATGAGAAATCCAGTACGAACACGTTGAGGCGGTTGTTTCTCGGCGGGTTGTTGCTTAACTCAGAGGCCTCTTGTCGATGTGTATAGTCGGGTTTTCATATTTCCAATGCTATCTGgttatcaacaacaacaacaacaacaaccaaaaagcTTTGTTTTGAGTGAAAAGTGTTTTGGTGACTGCGGGGGATTTACTGGGCTCAGAACAGGGATCAGGCTCTTATATTTTATAAAGCCCTCAGGCCTTTCACAATATGGTGTTCTGCACAAATATTGCCTTGCCAAGTGAGACTGAACTGTTGGCTCAATACGAGTTCAActggtactgtgtgtgtttatcacatGTCATGAgtaatttttaaataaataagataGGATAAGGATGACTAGACAGTTGACTTGGAGTTCAAAACCTCTGCAGCCGACTGAAACCGACTGAATTTGTGTTTCAGTATTGCATTTTGAATATATTCTGAGCctttcagtaaaagtacaaataccagactgtaaaaatactccattgcaAGCAAAAGTCTTGTTATTTAAGTAATTCAAGAAAATGTAGTTTgagaattaaaagtaaaaatattaatgattattttcataatgGATTCCTAAAAATTGCTTACAACTAAACAACAACTTGAACTGTTTGAATCaaaaagtgcaaaatgtaatgtagtggagaggaggcagacagtGACTCAAGCACCTGAAATTTACACTAAAGCGCAGTATTTGAGTGATACTCCTCCGCTGTGCTGGTGCTTCACTTTTACCCTCATTATGGACTGAAGACTCACACAATGTGAAGGACGTGGCGGTTAAAAGTCAACGATTGATTTTTAATTGATTCTTCCTGCTTTCAGATTGCAGGGGAGTAGCAGTGCGTGTCAGGCCGGCCCCTGGAGGTTAAAGGTTCGCGTTGCTTTCCACTTAAATTAGTCTCCTCTGACTACTTTCCTCATGACTCAGCGGGTGCAAGCTGGCCAAACTGCGTCTGTGGTTTCAGTGTGAAGGTATGAAAGTCAGGCTGCACAGGAAGTAACAGCAGAGCGGATCATAACTGAAGATACGGCCATGTTTTACTACTTTATTGACGCATTAAATTATCATACTCAAATGGCACATTAGTGGCAGAACAGTCTTCAGTTTGTCAATGCGGATGTCGTCTAGTCATTGGAGTGTGGTGCAGGTGAAGCTCGTCATCAATACTGGAACTGCTGAAGGGTCAACAGAACAAAGTGGAGGCCACCTGATTGTTTGAAAGCATATTGCCTGATAATGCTCCAGCGAGATTTGTCGACGTTTAAAAGTCAGTTTTTGCTTTCAGGCTCACACTCTTGACTGTTCATCACCTTTTATAACTGATATTGCTGGCTGGGTAAACAGTGAGGATTCACGGAGGAGAGGTAGAAGCATGCGTCCACGTCCGTTTCCTGGACCAGGCGTCGTAATCACAAACAGGTCCGCGCCCCAATAACTCGTcaataactgtaaaaaaaaacagacacaaactctgTTAAAGAAAGACGCTGGTGCTCTTAAACAAGCCTTCATTTCTCAGCTTCCATCTATTTCTGTTTTGGCATCTGTCCGTGTAAAATCAACCCAAAGCGAAGCAGATGAAACTGTTGCAACGTGACTCACACAGCGTGCATCACACCTTCCCGAAGCTCGAAACTATTCGCACACATATCTGTTACAACCACGGCGTTAGCTGCGCCTTTGCCAATTTCTTATCTGGACATGACTGGTATGAGGATATGGCTCTTTTTCATTACCAGAAAATGTGAAAGATACGATGTGCCAGATGAAATCACAAGAACACAAGGACATCATTATACTGGTGAGCTGCTATCAGATCCACGCATGctatttttaacatttgtcCTTAAGTTTATGCCCTATAATTGAATTTGTATACATGCTACATTATTTTAGCTGTACTTCAAATGCAGTAAATAGCCTGCTTACACTCCAAAAATTCCCCTTAACTTTATTATCAATATAAAATTGCCTTCACTACTCTTATTTTCTCTGATCCAAATGTAAATTGATTCTTAGTGGCAAATCATTTTTCTGGGATTTAAAGAAATGAGATTGATTGAACTCAGCCGTGTCTTACTACCTTTTAGCTCGCGTCCGACTAATTGCTGCAAGCAATATGGTCATACATGCGAGGGAGAGGTCTGACATTCTTTGTATTTACTGGAAAAAGAAGATTCATGAGGCATTCGAGGTTTCACAAAGCCAGCATTGTAAAAGTAAGACCCAGTTAGCTCCCTACTTCGCATTTATCAACTATCAGTCTTGAGTAAAACCTGTTCTCCAGGACATCTTTTGACCAATCTCTGGCCTTTCTCTGTACACAAACCGTGACACTCCTGAACAATATCTGTAACATTTGACCCCCTGGCGCATTATGTGCAGACTTAAAGCTGTAACTGCGACTGTTTGCCATTCAGAGAAGTCAAATTACCTGCAAACATTCAGTGTATGATGACATAACCTACATTGTATGAAAGGACCATTATGTGTTTGAGTCAAAGGGGTATTATCTTGCTTGGCCGTGATGTCACTGCTGACCTCATGACCCGGTCTGACTCCCAGAGCATCAACTAGTGCTGCTTCGTTACTCGGCGCCGTGTCTCATACGGATGCACAAGGTGCTCTTTCAACCAACTCCAGGGCAAACCCATCCACATCAACATTACGCCGGGATGAGACCACACGACGTTCCAGTCTTTGATGGTCAGCGTTCCAGATCTAATGATCccagtgccataaactcttgcATCTCTTGGCATGAAGAGGACAGCATGAGCAAcaaacttttcttttatttcgttgacagcagcaacatcagcatccctcctcctcaaCACTAAGGACTAGTGGTGTCAAGTCAAAAATAATTCTTACATGCTAGACAAAACAGGTTGTTTAGCCCGTCAAGCTACGTGGGTAAAGACTTCGGATTGTCGTTCGTAATCTGCCACGATGCCCAGACGTAGGGCTTCAGCCATCCAACACGTCGCCATCCCAGTGATGCACAAAGGCTTGTAAATGTTCGCACTTTGCTTCAGGCATCAAAACCTCATGGTTACATTTCGGAAAAGATTTTTACTTTGGGTTTCACACGGGGCACgaactcatccatccatccacccaccctcCTACGCTCGCGGACTTTCTAGCTCGTTCTACTACTAATTTTGCCACCGATGGGATGGGTTGGAGTCAGTTGAAAGTCGGTTGCGCATCTAACACCAGTGCCAAAGGGTGCCTTGTGCATTGGTATGAGACGCAGAGTGGCTTGACAAAGCCGCGGTCTTTGATGGTGTGGGAGTGAGACCAGATTCAAACgtcaaaacacaacagattGTCTTGTAGGTCATTGTTTGTTATTGCTCGTTGCATGCAAATGAATAAAGCGATCAAACAGACCAAACAGGAAATTCAGCCCTAATTTGCAATCACAACCTGTTGATAAGTcagactgagctgctgtgttgtAATTTCGGTGAGCAGCTAACGCCTCGCactcagagaaaacacactggaAAAGCATTTGACACGCAGCGCTTAAAGACTCACAGGATCTGGAATCTCAAGAAGCCGTCACATATACATTTCTCACACATCTGTCACCTCTGTCGGCGTATTTCATCCACTGGAAAGTTCACAGAAAAATATGCAGTGGCAACTATACGTGCTAATCTAAAGCATGCGGGCAGGAATTTGCTTTTTCACTCTGCGCTTTTTGTCAGTCCGCAAGGCTCAAATTCAGACAGATATTATTGTAAAGTCAGTGCCTCAGAGTCACTGGCGTGTCCCGTTTCGTGCTGCACTGCCTGCAGTTACGATGCGAGCCTCGTCGGACTATCACAACAAAGAAGTGATTGTGCACGTCACGGCAAGCAGAGGggaggatttttgttttttatgcacCTGGAGGAAGTCAATCATATCGGTTAATTCATGCAGGGGGGGTAAGAATGCGAACAGCCCGGGGAGTGTCTGCTCGAGCAGAAGGCCCACCTTTCCTTGTAGTAGGATGAGAGCAAAGTGCGCATTTCAACAGATAG is drawn from Chaetodon trifascialis isolate fChaTrf1 chromosome 20, fChaTrf1.hap1, whole genome shotgun sequence and contains these coding sequences:
- the arid6 gene encoding AT-rich interaction domain 6; its protein translation is METQAHTEMAHGEIREERTHEPPEEIREMEKEFLKDLYVFMKKRDTPIERIPNLGFKQIDLFLMFKTVRDLGGYHQVTAQQLWKQVYNMLGGNPRSTSAATCTRRHYEKLLLPYECHIKGISMSTFRHHQPKHFHYANYSKDDDDGQRPAKRKLLSVPLCQNLHTPQGDGHGSAFLVPLHYPHYYRPNPAVMPPHMPISSSVLAPNTPPAPQPRFSFDRYGLNPMERAKEPLEHLRYLAERYKTSSGLIEPLNLSVKASRRDGNSNSNPASSFAPPLSSKNPKFLNKPSPLYAPHCPQVVRNEECEAQEGEARLGDAPYSYPEKNDVDVKAVSGPSSPTYESVPTLRPGKGAIVQSPSSPKTDFTVCQKEERQGRLDLRGLDLSHILPGLPPENSGEMEIEIPLSVFHNWLKLCRSSATTHGDKRLPSLPAVEEQSGQSNCSDADVPPTNLTFRGNPQQQSSVAEDLRVRQRNVPSPTSNIQTTGYLPNMSQNPFTSYKPSPPGGILKNAASRDVFLFDQQDVNKSYSTKPPHCWDAYEQKTPPFKPKTDSNPPTVQQNFPASKSYSEDTVHAGKEKSEVGPSAVLMLNSSSTPLLHLTTEEVMKLKKIISSSS